A window of the Glaciimonas sp. CA11.2 genome harbors these coding sequences:
- a CDS encoding mechanosensitive ion channel family protein, whose translation MNTFAVDQLNALWTFLATSSLHYAVNAVLAIVILMLGWWFSSKLSNMFQRVLIRSNVDATLRPVLRSVLLWLIRLITVIAVLGQFGVQTASIIAVLGAASLAIGLALQGTLQNIAAGMMLLFLRPFQVGEYVANSSVEGTVDEIGLFATKLTKADGVCLFVPNNQLWNSAITNYSRHDKRRMDLPIGIDYKNDPAIAIRALTALLDADPRILKLPEPLVVVSDYADSAVMLKIRFWTMTSDFWAVRWDISQQIKPTLDAIGFSIPFPVQELRREKPSQAALQSSAPIASNGAPETAISSTPTTL comes from the coding sequence TTGAATACTTTTGCCGTTGACCAGTTAAATGCACTCTGGACTTTTCTGGCTACGTCCTCGCTGCATTACGCGGTGAATGCCGTGCTGGCGATCGTTATATTGATGCTTGGTTGGTGGTTTTCTTCCAAATTATCGAATATGTTCCAGCGTGTGTTGATTCGCTCTAACGTCGATGCCACCTTGCGACCGGTATTGCGGAGTGTGTTGTTGTGGCTCATTCGTCTGATTACGGTGATTGCTGTATTGGGACAGTTTGGTGTGCAGACCGCCAGTATCATCGCAGTGTTGGGTGCAGCCAGTCTGGCGATAGGTCTGGCATTGCAAGGTACGCTACAAAATATTGCGGCCGGTATGATGTTGTTGTTTTTGCGACCATTTCAGGTCGGCGAATATGTTGCGAATAGCAGCGTCGAAGGAACTGTCGATGAAATTGGTCTTTTCGCAACAAAATTAACTAAGGCCGATGGCGTTTGTCTATTTGTCCCAAACAACCAGTTATGGAACAGCGCGATTACCAACTATAGTCGGCATGACAAGCGGCGTATGGATCTGCCGATCGGGATCGATTATAAAAATGATCCCGCCATTGCGATTCGGGCCTTAACCGCGTTATTGGATGCCGATCCGCGGATTCTGAAGTTGCCAGAACCGCTGGTGGTTGTGAGCGATTACGCGGATAGCGCTGTGATGCTCAAAATACGGTTTTGGACAATGACGTCGGATTTTTGGGCCGTTCGCTGGGATATTAGTCAGCAGATTAAGCCAACACTGGATGCGATTGGATTTTCGATTCCGTTTCCGGTGCAGGAACTACGTCGTGAAAAACCGAGTCAAGCCGCCTTACAGTCGTCGGCACCAATCGCGTCAAATGGCGCGCCAGAGACGGCGATATCATCCACTCCAACCACGTTATAG
- the hisC gene encoding histidinol-phosphate transaminase — MSKYWSPIVSRLTPYTPGEQPKINNLIKLNTNENPYGPSPLAIAAIQREAADTLRLYPNPDSEPLKLAIAEQNAQYGITPEHIFVGNGSDEVLAHVFQALLQHDDPILYPDITYSFYPTYSNLYQVAYKTIPLADDFTIQVDDYLNAGKNGGIIFPNPNAPTGCLLPLSEVERLVAAQPDSVVIVDEAYIDFGGDSAIPLVSRFPNLLVVQTLSKSRSLAGLRVGFAIGHPDLIAALERVKNSFNSYPLDRMAIAGAAAAIQDKSHFDQTRLAVMDTRKTLVAGLNALGFNVLPSAANFVFARHPQHDAATISAGLRADGVIVRHFTSPRIAQFLRITVGSNADCQALLDALPNHLKDKTNAVKLA; from the coding sequence ATGAGCAAATATTGGAGTCCCATCGTCAGCCGCCTGACGCCTTACACGCCCGGCGAGCAACCAAAGATTAACAATCTGATCAAACTCAATACCAACGAGAATCCTTACGGTCCGTCGCCGTTGGCCATTGCAGCGATCCAGCGCGAAGCTGCCGACACGCTGCGTCTGTATCCTAATCCGGACTCCGAACCGCTCAAGCTTGCCATTGCGGAACAAAATGCGCAATACGGCATCACTCCGGAACATATATTTGTCGGTAATGGTTCCGATGAAGTGCTGGCGCATGTGTTTCAGGCGCTATTGCAACACGATGATCCGATTCTGTATCCGGACATTACGTACAGTTTTTACCCGACTTATTCCAACCTGTATCAAGTCGCCTACAAGACAATCCCGCTCGCGGACGACTTTACGATTCAGGTCGATGACTATCTGAATGCAGGCAAAAACGGGGGGATTATTTTTCCTAACCCGAATGCGCCGACTGGTTGTCTGCTGCCATTGTCTGAAGTTGAACGCCTGGTCGCGGCGCAACCTGATAGCGTGGTCATCGTTGATGAGGCGTACATCGACTTTGGCGGCGACAGCGCGATCCCGCTGGTTTCGCGTTTTCCCAATCTGCTTGTGGTGCAAACACTGTCCAAATCCCGCTCTTTAGCTGGCCTGCGGGTTGGCTTTGCTATTGGTCATCCTGATTTGATTGCTGCTTTGGAGCGGGTCAAAAATAGTTTCAATTCCTATCCACTGGATCGGATGGCGATTGCGGGAGCCGCGGCCGCGATTCAGGATAAGTCGCATTTCGATCAAACCCGGCTTGCGGTTATGGATACCCGCAAGACGCTGGTTGCCGGACTGAATGCGCTGGGCTTTAACGTATTGCCGTCGGCTGCCAACTTCGTTTTCGCGCGTCATCCACAACACGACGCGGCAACCATTTCCGCAGGATTACGCGCCGATGGGGTCATCGTTCGACACTTTACCAGCCCGCGAATTGCACAATTTTTGCGCATTACGGTCGGCTCAAATGCGGATTGTCAGGCGTTACTGGATGCGCTACCCAATCATCTGAAAGATAAGACAAATGCGGTTAAATTGGCTTAG